From Pseudomonas sp. LS1212, the proteins below share one genomic window:
- the betA gene encoding choline dehydrogenase has translation MSQEFDYIIVGAGSAGNTLATRLTEDAGVTVLLLEAGGPDYRLDFRTQMPAALAFPLQGRRYNWAYETDPEPYMDGRRMECGRGKGLGGSSLINGMCYIRGNAMDYDGWAKLPGLEDWSYLDCLPYFRKAETRDIGANDYHGGEGPVSVTTPKAGNNPLFHAMVEAGVQAGYPRTVDLNGYQQEGFGPMDRTVTPKGRRSSTARGYLDQARQRSNLTIVTHALTDRILFDGKRAVGVAYLVGDSDTRIQAKARKEVLVCSGAIASPQLLQRSGVGPAKLLKELDIPVVHDLPGVGENLQDHLELYLQYACTQPVSLYPSLLLHNQPAIGAEWLFLGTGIGASNQFEAGGFIRTRPEFEWPNIQYHFLPVAINYNGSNGVKEHGFQAHMGSMRSPSRGRIQAKSKDPRQHPSILFNYMATEQDWQEFRDGIRLTREIMAQPALDAYRGREISPGIEVQTDEQLDTFIREHAETAFHPSCSCKMGTDEMAVVDGEGRVHGMQGLRVVDASIMPIITTGNLNAPTIMMAEKIADKIRGRKPLSRSTAKYYVANGAPVKGKPLREVSKAAQ, from the coding sequence ATGTCCCAAGAATTCGATTACATCATCGTCGGTGCCGGCTCTGCCGGTAACACCCTGGCGACCCGCCTGACTGAAGACGCAGGCGTCACTGTTCTGCTGCTCGAAGCCGGCGGCCCCGACTACCGCCTGGACTTCCGCACCCAGATGCCCGCTGCACTGGCGTTCCCCCTGCAAGGCCGACGCTACAACTGGGCCTACGAGACCGACCCGGAGCCGTACATGGACGGCCGTCGGATGGAGTGCGGTCGCGGCAAGGGCCTCGGTGGCTCCTCGCTGATCAACGGCATGTGCTACATCCGTGGCAACGCCATGGACTATGACGGCTGGGCGAAGTTGCCAGGCCTGGAAGACTGGAGCTACCTGGACTGCCTGCCGTATTTCCGCAAGGCGGAAACCCGCGACATCGGCGCGAACGACTATCACGGCGGCGAAGGCCCGGTCAGCGTGACCACGCCCAAGGCCGGCAACAACCCGCTGTTCCACGCCATGGTCGAAGCCGGCGTGCAGGCCGGGTACCCTCGTACCGTGGACCTGAACGGCTATCAGCAGGAAGGTTTCGGTCCGATGGACCGTACTGTGACGCCTAAAGGCCGTCGCTCCAGCACTGCCCGTGGCTACCTGGATCAGGCCAGACAGCGTTCGAACCTGACCATCGTCACCCATGCCCTGACCGATCGCATCCTGTTCGACGGCAAGCGCGCGGTCGGCGTAGCCTATCTGGTCGGCGACAGCGACACTCGCATCCAGGCCAAGGCGCGCAAGGAAGTCCTGGTCTGCAGCGGCGCGATCGCCTCCCCGCAACTACTCCAGCGTTCCGGCGTCGGTCCGGCCAAACTGCTCAAAGAACTCGACATCCCGGTCGTTCACGACTTGCCGGGCGTCGGCGAAAACCTGCAGGACCACCTCGAGCTGTACCTGCAGTACGCCTGCACCCAGCCTGTGTCGCTGTATCCGTCGCTTTTGCTGCACAACCAGCCGGCCATCGGTGCCGAGTGGCTGTTCCTCGGTACTGGCATCGGTGCCAGCAACCAGTTCGAAGCCGGTGGTTTCATCCGTACGCGTCCGGAGTTCGAGTGGCCGAACATCCAGTACCACTTCCTGCCGGTCGCGATCAATTACAACGGCAGTAACGGCGTCAAGGAGCACGGCTTCCAGGCACACATGGGCTCCATGCGTTCGCCGAGCCGGGGTCGCATCCAGGCCAAGTCCAAGGACCCGCGCCAGCACCCGAGCATCCTGTTCAACTACATGGCTACCGAGCAGGACTGGCAGGAATTCCGTGACGGTATCCGCCTGACCCGCGAGATCATGGCGCAGCCGGCACTGGACGCCTACCGTGGTCGCGAGATCAGCCCGGGCATCGAGGTGCAGACGGACGAGCAACTGGACACGTTCATTCGCGAGCACGCCGAAACCGCGTTCCATCCGTCCTGCTCGTGCAAGATGGGTACCGACGAAATGGCCGTGGTCGATGGCGAAGGTCGCGTGCATGGCATGCAGGGCCTGCGTGTGGTCGATGCCTCGATCATGCCGATCATCACTACCGGCAACCTGAATGCGCCGACGATCATGATGGCCGAGAAAATCGCCGACAAGATCCGTGGCCGCAAGCCCCTGTCGCGCAGCACCGCCAAGTACTACGTCGCCAATGGCGCGCCGGTCAAAGGCAAGCCGCTGCGTGAAGTGAGCAAAGCCGCGCAGTAA
- the betB gene encoding betaine-aldehyde dehydrogenase, producing the protein MARFELQKLYIDGGYVDATSDATFEAINPANGEVLALVQRASKEDVERAVASAEKGQKVWAAMTAMQRSRILRRAVEILRERNDELAALETLDTGKSYSETRYVDIVTGADVLEYYAGLVPAIEGEQIPLRQTSFVYTRREPLGVTVGIGAWNYPIQIALWKSAPALAAGNAMIFKPSEVTSLTTLKLAEIYTEAGLPDGVFNVLTGSGREVGTWLTEHPRIEKISFTGGTDTGKKVMASASSSSLKEVTMELGGKSPLIIFEDADLDRAADIAMMANFYSSGQVCTNGTRVFVPTALKAALEARIAERVARIRIGNPQDENTNFGPLVSFAHMENVLGYIAKGKEEGARVLCGGERLTEGELAKGAFVAPTVFTDCTDDMTIVREEIFGPVMSILSYDSEEEVIRRANDTEFGLAAGIVTNDLTRAHRVIHQLEAGICWINAWGESPAEMPVGGYKQSGVGRENGISSLAQYTRIKSVQVELGNYGSVF; encoded by the coding sequence ATGGCCCGTTTCGAACTGCAAAAACTCTACATCGATGGTGGTTACGTGGACGCGACCAGCGACGCCACGTTTGAAGCCATCAACCCGGCCAACGGCGAAGTCCTTGCACTGGTGCAACGTGCATCGAAAGAAGACGTCGAGCGCGCTGTCGCCAGCGCCGAAAAAGGCCAGAAAGTCTGGGCCGCGATGACCGCCATGCAGCGTTCGCGCATCCTGCGCCGCGCCGTGGAAATCCTCCGCGAGCGCAACGACGAGCTGGCCGCGCTGGAAACCCTGGACACCGGCAAGTCCTACTCCGAAACCCGTTACGTGGACATCGTTACCGGTGCCGACGTGCTGGAATACTACGCAGGCCTGGTACCGGCCATCGAAGGCGAGCAGATCCCGCTGCGCCAGACCTCGTTCGTCTACACCCGTCGCGAGCCACTGGGCGTGACCGTCGGTATCGGCGCCTGGAACTACCCGATCCAGATCGCCCTGTGGAAATCCGCTCCAGCCCTGGCCGCTGGCAACGCGATGATCTTCAAGCCGAGCGAAGTCACCTCGCTGACCACCCTGAAACTGGCCGAGATCTACACCGAAGCCGGCCTGCCCGATGGCGTGTTCAACGTCCTGACCGGCAGCGGCCGCGAAGTCGGCACCTGGCTGACCGAGCACCCGCGCATCGAAAAAATCTCCTTCACCGGCGGTACCGATACCGGCAAGAAGGTCATGGCCAGCGCCTCGAGTTCTTCGCTCAAGGAAGTCACCATGGAACTGGGCGGCAAGTCGCCGCTGATCATCTTCGAAGACGCCGACCTCGATCGCGCCGCCGACATCGCCATGATGGCCAACTTCTACAGCTCCGGCCAGGTCTGCACCAACGGTACTCGCGTATTCGTTCCGACCGCACTCAAGGCCGCGCTGGAAGCCAGGATCGCCGAGCGCGTAGCACGCATCCGCATTGGCAACCCGCAGGACGAGAACACCAACTTCGGCCCGCTGGTCAGCTTCGCCCACATGGAAAACGTGCTGGGCTACATTGCCAAGGGCAAGGAAGAAGGCGCACGCGTACTGTGCGGCGGCGAGCGCCTGACCGAAGGTGAATTGGCCAAGGGCGCCTTCGTCGCGCCGACCGTCTTCACCGACTGCACCGACGACATGACCATCGTGCGCGAAGAAATCTTCGGCCCGGTCATGAGCATCCTCAGCTACGACAGCGAGGAAGAAGTCATCCGTCGCGCCAACGACACCGAGTTCGGCCTGGCCGCCGGTATCGTCACCAACGACCTGACCCGCGCTCACCGCGTTATCCATCAACTGGAAGCCGGTATCTGCTGGATCAACGCCTGGGGCGAGTCGCCGGCGGAAATGCCGGTCGGCGGTTACAAGCAGTCCGGTGTCGGCCGCGAGAACGGCATCAGCTCGCTGGCTCAGTACACTCGCATCAAATCGGTACAGGTTGAGCTGGGCAATTACGGTTCGGTTTTCTAA
- a CDS encoding BCCT family transporter, producing the protein MFYTSTALILLLTALLIAVPDTAGEVLGQAQAWLSRSFGWYYMLAIGSYLLFVLALAFSSYGKLKLGGKDDTPDFSYGAWAGMLFSSGIGISLLYFGASEPLDHYFNPPEGASATNLAARQGLQLTFLHWGLHGWAIYALVGLAVAYFAYRHNQPLALRSALYPLVGERWVKGAAGHAVDGFGMFVTLLGLVTNLGIGAMQVSSGLEYLFGMEHSNTNLLIVILVMSTVATIAAVSGVENGIRRLSNLNILLFSGLLLFVLLNGPTLYLLNSFIQNIGDYLNGAVLKTFDLYVYEGDNAKSERWLGLWTVFYWAWWISWAPFVGMFIARISRGRTVRELVAGVLLIPLGFTLAWLSIFGNTALDLVMNQGAVELGRTALEQPSMSIYQLLEHYPASKIVVGVAIFVGFVLFLTPADSGAVMMANLSCKGGQVDEDAPHWLRILWSAVITLVTIGLLFAGNFAAMQTMVVLAGLPFSVVLIVFMFGLYKAMKQDTQIEQEQAELAARGRHGFSERLSQLDLQPTQATVQRFMDKQISPALQEAAVQLRHLGLEVQSRLGQSRSNMGLRIEMEEGNPFVYEVCLDGYLAAPSAGADSSEVRPRFYRAEVYLHNGSQEYDLMGFTPEQITRDVLDQFESHRQLLGRVYS; encoded by the coding sequence GTGTTCTATACATCGACCGCGTTGATTTTGTTGCTGACTGCGTTGCTGATTGCAGTGCCCGATACGGCTGGCGAAGTACTGGGCCAGGCCCAGGCCTGGCTGTCGCGCAGTTTCGGCTGGTATTACATGCTGGCGATCGGCAGCTACCTGCTGTTCGTCCTGGCACTGGCGTTTTCGTCCTACGGCAAGCTCAAGCTGGGCGGCAAGGACGACACCCCGGACTTCAGTTACGGCGCCTGGGCTGGGATGCTGTTCTCCTCCGGCATCGGTATTTCGTTGCTGTATTTCGGCGCTTCCGAGCCACTGGACCATTACTTCAACCCGCCTGAAGGCGCGTCGGCGACCAACCTGGCGGCACGCCAGGGCCTGCAGCTGACGTTCCTGCACTGGGGCCTGCACGGCTGGGCGATCTATGCGTTGGTCGGCCTGGCCGTCGCTTACTTCGCTTATCGCCACAACCAGCCGCTGGCCTTGCGCTCGGCGCTGTATCCGTTGGTCGGGGAGCGTTGGGTCAAGGGCGCGGCCGGGCACGCCGTCGATGGTTTCGGCATGTTCGTGACCCTGCTGGGCCTGGTAACCAACCTGGGCATTGGCGCGATGCAAGTGTCTTCCGGCCTGGAATACCTGTTCGGCATGGAGCACAGCAATACCAACCTGCTGATCGTGATTCTGGTGATGAGCACGGTCGCGACCATCGCTGCGGTGTCGGGCGTGGAGAACGGCATCCGCCGCCTGTCCAACCTGAACATCCTCCTGTTCAGCGGCCTGCTGCTGTTCGTGCTGCTCAACGGCCCGACCCTGTACCTGCTCAACAGCTTTATCCAGAACATCGGTGACTACCTCAACGGCGCGGTGCTGAAGACCTTCGACCTGTACGTCTATGAGGGCGACAACGCCAAGTCCGAGCGCTGGCTGGGCCTGTGGACCGTGTTCTACTGGGCCTGGTGGATTTCCTGGGCACCTTTTGTCGGCATGTTCATCGCGCGGATTTCCCGTGGGCGTACCGTGCGCGAGCTTGTGGCCGGCGTGTTGCTGATTCCGTTGGGCTTTACCCTGGCGTGGCTGTCGATTTTCGGCAACACCGCGCTGGATCTGGTAATGAACCAGGGCGCCGTTGAGTTGGGTCGAACGGCGCTGGAACAACCGTCGATGTCGATTTACCAGCTGCTCGAACACTACCCGGCGTCGAAGATCGTGGTCGGTGTGGCGATTTTCGTTGGTTTCGTGCTGTTCCTGACGCCGGCGGATTCGGGCGCGGTGATGATGGCCAACCTTTCCTGCAAAGGCGGCCAGGTCGATGAAGACGCCCCGCACTGGCTGCGGATCCTCTGGTCGGCGGTGATCACCCTGGTGACCATCGGTCTGTTGTTCGCCGGTAACTTCGCGGCCATGCAAACCATGGTGGTGCTGGCAGGCCTGCCTTTCTCGGTGGTGCTGATCGTGTTCATGTTCGGTCTGTACAAGGCCATGAAGCAGGACACCCAGATCGAGCAGGAACAGGCTGAGCTGGCCGCGCGCGGTCGTCATGGTTTCAGCGAGCGCCTGAGCCAACTGGACCTGCAACCCACCCAGGCAACCGTTCAGCGCTTCATGGACAAGCAGATCAGCCCGGCCCTGCAAGAAGCTGCGGTGCAATTGCGTCACCTGGGGCTTGAAGTGCAGAGCCGTCTGGGCCAATCGCGCTCGAACATGGGCCTGCGCATCGAGATGGAAGAGGGGAACCCGTTCGTTTACGAGGTCTGCCTGGATGGCTACCTGGCGGCGCCGAGCGCAGGTGCCGATTCGAGTGAAGTGCGCCCGCGGTTCTATCGCGCCGAGGTCTACCTGCACAACGGCAGTCAGGAGTACGACCTGATGGGTTTCACGCCAGAGCAGATTACCCGTGACGTGCTCGATCAGTTCGAAAGCCATCGGCAGCTTCTTGGCCGGGTTTACAGCTGA
- the betI gene encoding transcriptional regulator BetI has translation MPKVGMQPIRRQQLIEATLMAVDQVGLGDASIALIARLAGVSNGIISHYFQDKNGLIAATMRYLMNALTENVAARRLALRDNSPRAHLQVIIEGNFDASQVNGPAMKTWLAFWASSMHQPSLHRLQRINDHRLYSNLCCEFRRVLPLHEARSAARGLAALIDGLWLRGALSGDAFDTDQAQQIAYEYMDLQLAKQASPGIQSQAPEQPRAKVAEQI, from the coding sequence ATGCCCAAGGTCGGTATGCAACCCATACGCCGCCAGCAATTGATCGAAGCCACGTTGATGGCCGTCGACCAGGTCGGATTGGGGGATGCCAGCATTGCGCTGATCGCCCGGTTGGCCGGCGTGTCGAACGGCATCATCAGTCACTACTTTCAGGACAAGAACGGCCTGATCGCAGCGACCATGCGTTACCTGATGAATGCACTGACTGAAAACGTCGCCGCGCGCAGACTGGCGCTGCGAGACAACAGCCCGCGGGCTCACCTGCAGGTAATCATCGAAGGCAACTTCGATGCGAGCCAGGTCAATGGCCCGGCAATGAAAACCTGGTTGGCCTTCTGGGCCTCCAGCATGCACCAGCCGTCACTGCACCGGTTGCAGCGGATCAACGATCACCGCTTGTACTCCAACCTGTGCTGCGAGTTCCGCCGTGTCCTGCCGTTGCACGAAGCGCGCAGCGCGGCGCGCGGCCTGGCGGCGTTGATTGATGGTTTGTGGTTGCGCGGTGCGCTGTCGGGAGATGCTTTCGACACCGACCAGGCGCAGCAAATCGCTTACGAATACATGGATCTACAACTGGCAAAACAGGCGAGCCCAGGCATACAGAGCCAAGCCCCTGAACAGCCGCGCGCAAAGGTAGCCGAACAGATATAG